The window CTACCTGTTCATCAGCCATGACCTGGCCGTCGTCAGCCACATGTGCGACCGGATCGCCGTGCTCAAAGGCGGGCGGCTTGTTGAGATCGGCGAGACGGACACAGTTGTGCGAGCGCCCGCGCACCCATACACGCGCACGCTGCTGGATGCGGTGCCATCGCTCCACAGAGAACTCTTGACGGCGCCGGCGGGCGTCACACCCAGACCTGGACGATCAGGTTCGGCTCCTTGAGCTTCCCGGTCCACTCGCCAACGGTCGTGGTCGAGAGTTTCACCTCGTAATCGGGATGCTGGTCGAGCCACTCGTTGATCTGCCGGTCGAGATTCTCAAGACTGTCACCGGTGAGCTTGCAATGGAAGGTCCGGCAATGGCAGGCCCCGGTCCCGGTTCCCTTCGGCTTTCGCGCCCAGTCCTCCTGGTGCTTCGCCGCGCCGAGCGATTGCTCGACAAGCTTGATCTGCGGCTTGGCTTCAGGGTGATCGCTCGAGGTGGGCGAGGTCGTCGCGGGGCGATGGCCGAGACCTCCGCCTCCCGTGAACTGGATCTCCGGCGACCGCCTGATCTGGTGAATCCACGGCGTCATGCGTACCTCCCATGGGCGAATGCCCTGTTGGTGGAACGAACCCTGATCCCGGGCCCTCGAAGGGCTGGTCGAATGACCTTTCCGGGGCGTCTCACATGGCCGCCTCAGTATCGCGGAACTGCCGCGAGAACGCTACCGCTGACGAACAAAGTGCCACCACATTGCCTCTGGAGGCCCGTACAAGCGGTGTCCAACCCATCGGGCCGATGGTCCCTCACCGAAGGCAACGGTGAGATCAAGGCGGGCGTCCGTCCGCTCGGTGATGACGCACTCACCGGCGGCGATCCGCCGCACGGAGCCCCGCCCGCCGGAAACCTCCCCTTCGAACTCCAGGTAGGCCCGCCGGTGGTCGGGACGGCTCAGGGCACGCACTTCCGTGCACCCTGGCTGGTCCATCCGCTCCTGGACCCGAAACGACAGGAGCCCCCCCAGGGGCGGGCCGTCGGGCTCGAAGAGCCAGTCAAAGTGGACGCTCCCATCCGGGAGGGTGTGCTCGAGGAGTACGCAGGCACCCATTGTGGAATGGTAAGGTCCCCCCTCCCCCTTGGGAAGCGGGCCGCGGCGAGCCCCTACCCGGAACAGGGCCCCGCTGGTCCCACAACGCACCGCGAACCGATACACTCTCTGCCAACCACCTTCGGCAGGATGACCGAAGGCCCTATTTCACGAGAGATCGAGATGAATACACGCCGTTTCTCACCAGACCGATCACGCCCGATCATGTGCGTTCTCCTGCTTGGCATGGCCATGCTGTTCCTTCCAGCCTGCGCCCAGCGTTCGTTGTCCGCGGTGCGTGAGAGTGGCGAGAGGCACTACGTCGCCGGCCAGTACAGCGAGGCGATTGTGGACTTCCAGGAGTACGTCGAGCGACTGCCGGGGGACCCGGTCGGGCAGTACAACCTTGGACGGGCCTACCTGAAGGTCACCCCACCCCGCCCCGTGCCGGCCCGCGAGCACCTCTGGCTCGCCTACCCGCAGCGGATGAACGATCCCGCGGTTGTTGACGCCCTGTGCGATGCTTTGGTCGCCGGCGACCGCGACGAGGAGTTGTACAAGCTCCTGCGGCAGCGTGCGCTCGACCGGCAGCAGGTCAGCGACTACCTGCGGCTGGCCCGCTACGCCCAGGAACTGGGAGATGCCGACGAGGCCCGACAGGCTCTCGTCATGGCCGCGAGGCTTGATGAGGGCCAAACCGTCGAGGTTCAGCTGGCCATGGTCGACTTTTACAGCAGCATCGGCGACAAGGACCAGGCCGTCCGGCGGCTCAGGATGGCCTATTACCTGAACCCACGCGACACACGAGTAGCCGAGCGGATGAAGACGCTCAATGCCGTGACGGGGCCCACGTTCGCGATCAAGCCAGATGAGGCTCCCTGACCGGGGGCCCGATAGAAACGTCCACCGCGAGGGCCCCAGCGGCCCTCGCTTCCTTTTTGGTAGACCCCTTGGTTGACATTCCCGGGGCTCTATCTACCATTCATCCGGATAAACGGATGGATCGCACAGCCGCCGACACCTTGGTCACCGCCCGTCTCGCCGCGCTTGGCGAGATGATCCGCCTTCGCCTCCTTCGGCTGCTCGAAGAAGAGGAGTTATCGGTGGGTGAGTTGGCGCGGGTCGTCCAGCTCCCGCAATCAACGGTCAGTCGCCACCTCAAGGTGCTCGCCGATGGAGAGTGGCTGTTCAAGCGGAGCGAGGGCACGGCGACGCTGTACCGGCTGGTTCTCGACGACATGGATGCAAACGCAAGGGCCCTTTGGCTCGCGGTCCGGGCACAGATGAGCCCGGACCATTCGCCGGAACTCGCCGAGGACACGCGGCGGCTGGAGTCGGTGCTCGCCGAGCGACGGACCGACAGCCAGTCGTTCTTCGGCCGCGTCGTGGGGGAATGGGACGATCTGAGAAATGATCTCTTCGGCGACCGCGCCACGTTCCAGGCGATGCTGTCGCTCCTCCCCCGAGATTGGACCGTAGCCGACCTTGGCTGCGGCACCGGGAACGCGGCGGAGTTGTTGGCCGCCAATGTCGCTCGCGTGATCGCCGTGGACCAGTCGGCCCCGATGATCAAAGCCGCGAAGAAGCGTCTGGCTGGGTGCGACAACGTGGACTTCCGTCGCGGCGACCTTGACGCCTTGCCACTGTCGGCCGGAGAGGTCGATGCAGCGGTGTGCGTGCTGGTCCTGCACCATGTTGCGGACCCCAGCGCCGCATGTGCGGAGATCCATCGCACGGTGCGCCCCGGCGGCGTTGTCCTGATCGTGGACATGGTGGAGCACGAGCGGGCGTCCTACCGCCACACCATGGGCCACCGGTGGCTGGGGTTCTCGCGGTCGGCTATCGAGCGTCTGCTGACCCAGGCCGGGTTCCGAAACCCGAAGTACCAGGAGTTGCGATCACACCCTGAGGCCAAGGGCCCGGGCTTGTTTGCCTGCACGGCGTTCGCCGGATCGGACGCTGGCCGGAAGGTCCCAGAATGACAGTCAAACCGTCACCGACCGCACGAGCGCACGCTCGGTGCGCGAGGGGGCGGATCACGTAGCGCTTGTATCGGCACGAGGCCGATAGACACTCAACCCCTCGGAGATCCCATGAGCACGACCACTGCCGCGAAACCTGCTTCCAAGTCTTCCAACGGCACGGCCTCCAGCGCCCGCCCGGCGTTCAAGGTTCGGGACCTTTCGCTGGCCGAACTGGGCCGCAAGGAGATCCGACTTGCCGAACACGAAATGCCGGGGCTGATGGCCCTGCGCGAACGGTACAAGGGCAAGAAGCCGCTGGCCGGCGCAAAGATCATGGGCTCGCTGCACATGACCGTTCAGACGGCCGTGCTGATCGAGACGCTCGTGGACCTGGGCGCGGACGTCCGCTGGGTCTCGTGCAACATCTTCAGCACGCAGGACTCCGCCGCGGCCGCGGTGGCCGTCGGCCCCAACGGCACGGTCGAGAATCCCAAGGGGGTTCCGGTCTTCGCGTGGAAGGGTGAGACCCTTGAAGAGTACTGGTGGTGCACGGACCAGGCGCTGGCGTGGCCCGATGGCACCGGCCCGAACCTGCTGCTGGACGACGGCGGCGATGCCACGCTGCTCGTCCACAAGGGCTTCGAGTTCGAGAAAGCCGGCAGCGTTCCCGCCTTCAACGCGGAGAGCGACCCCGAGGAATGGGGCGTGATCCTCGACCTTCTGCGCGAGCAGCAGAAGGCCAACCCGGGGCGGTTTACCAAGGTTCTCAAGGGGATCAAGGGCGTGAGCGAGGAGACGACGACCGGCGTGCTCCGGCTGTACGAGATGCAGCGGGCGGGCACGCTGGCATTCCCCGCGATCAACGTGAACGACTCGGCGACCAAGAGCAAGTTCGACAACCTCTACGGCTGCCGGCACTCGCTGGTCGACGGCCTGAACCGTGCGACGGACGTCATGCTCTCGGGCAAGGTGGCCCTGGTGCTCGGGTACGGCGATGTCGGCAAGGGGTGCTGCCAGGCGCTCCGCGGGCAAGGCTGCCGCGTGATCGTCACCGAGATCGATCCGATCAACGCCCTGCAGGCCGCGATGGAGGGGTACCAGGTCGCGACGCTCGACGACGTCGTCGAGACGGCGGACATCTTCATCACCGCCACCGGCAACAAGGACGTCATCAACCTGTCCCACATGAAGCGGATGAAGGACAAGGCGATCGTTGCGAACATCGGCCACTTCGACAACGAGATCGACATGGCCTCGTTGCTCAGGGCGTGCGACAAGGGCGAGGCCAAGCGGATCAACATCAAGGCCCAGTACGACGAGTTCGTCTTCCAGCCCGGCACCTCCGGCGAGAAAAGCATCCTGGTGCTGGCCGAGGGCCGGCTGATGAACCTGGGGTGCGCAACCGGCCACCCGTCGTTCGTCATGTCCTCGTCCTTCACAAACCAGACGATCGCGCAGCTTGATCTGTGGCTCAACGCCAACAACAAGCCGACGCTCAGCGGGTTCAAGTACGAGACCGGCAAGGTCTACACGCTGCCCAAGAAGCTCGACGAGGAGGTGGCCCGTCTGCACCTGGCCAAACTCGGCGTCAGGCTGACGCGGCTGACCGACGCGCAGGCGAAGTACCTGGGCATCTCGCCCGACGGACCGTACAAGTCCGACCACTACCGGTATTGATCGGCTTGCGGGGGCACGGCCTAGCGGCCCTGCCCCCGATTCCCACAACCTCTCCCGAGTGTGACTGTTGCACATCCAGGACATTCTCAAACTCGACCCGACGACGTTCTCCTTCGAGTTTTTCCCGCCGAAGTCGGCGGAGGCGGCGGAGGCGCTGTTCCAGTCGGCCAAGGAACTCGAGGCGCTCAAGCCGAGTTTCGTTTCGGTGACCTACGGCGCCGGCGGTTCAACACGGGAACTGACCCGCGACCTTGTGGTGCGGCTCAAGTCGTCGACGCGGCTGGACCCGGTGCCGCACCTGACCTGCGTGTGTCACTCGCAGGACGAGGTCAAGTCGATCCTGGACCGGTACGCCGAGGCGGGGATCACCAACATCCTCGCCCTGGGTGGGGACGTCCCCAAGTCCCTGAACGGCCATGACCGCAGCTCCGATTCGTTCCGCTATGCCGCCGACCTGGTCCGCTACATCCGGCAGTACAACGACGGCGGCGGGCACTTCGACCGTCGGGGATTTGGTATCGGTGTCGCAGGATACCCGGAGGGTCATCCCGGAACGCCCAACCGCCTCCGCGAGATGGAGCTGCTCAAGGCGAAGGTCGACGCGGGCGCCGACTACATCGTCACGCAGCTTTTCTTCGAGAACCGGGACTTCTTCGATTTCCGGGATCGATGCGAGTTGATGGGCATCAAGGTCCCGATCCTCGCCGGGATCATGCCGGTCACCTCGCTCCCGGGGATGCTCCGGATGGCGGATTTGGCGCTGGGATGCCGCTTCCCGGCCCCGCTGATGCGGGCAATCAACCGCACCAGCGGCGATGCCGATGCGATCAGGCGGGTCGGCGTGCACTGGGCGACGGAGCAGTGCCGCGACCTCTTGGACAATGACACCCGCGGAATCCACTTCTACACACTGAACCGGTCGACGGCGACGCGCGACATCTATCTCAATCTTGGTGTACAGGATTCGCGGTCGCTGTCACGGCCCGGCAAGGACCAGGTGATCTGGACCACGACGCCCCCGGGCGCGTGAAAACCCGCCATCAGTCGCCGACCGCGGCGACGAGGCGCCGGAACAACGCGATGCCGAATCGGTGGTCCTCGGTTCGCTCCGGGTGCCACTGCACACCGATGAAAAACCTCCTCGCGGGATCGTCGATCGCCTCGATCACGCCATCGGCCGAGCGGGCAATCACCCGGAGCCGTCCCGCGTCGCATACGGCCTGGTGGTGGTGGCTGGTCACTCCCCCACCGTCGGCCGCCGAGTCGGCCGGTGGCAGCGCCCCCGGAACAAGCACGGTGATGGGGTGCAGCCGGTTGCCGCTGTGGCTCTCGGCGGTCTCCAGCACATCTGGAAGGTGCTGGTGCAACCGGCCGCCGTGGGTCAGAGCCATCATCTGCATACCCAGGCACACACCGAGCACCGGACGCTCCGGATGGGCCCCGAGCGCAGCGAGCAGCGCGGTCTCGTAGGCCTGGCGAACCGGGTGGATCGGCGTCGCTTTCGGGTGCGTCGGCATTCCAAAGGGCTCCGTCCTCGGGTCGTCGCCACCGGTCAGGACAACGGCATCAAGGAGGCCGACATGGGTCTCGGCCATCGCCGGGTCTGGCGGCAGAATGATCGGCACGCCCCCGGCCTCCTTCACCGCGCGGGCATAGGCGAGCGAGCAGGTCGCACGTGGCTTCCCCTCGACTGGCTCGGAGAGATCCGCGGTGATCCCGACGACCGGGCGTCGCCGCTGCGGCGCCGGCTGGCCGACCGGCGCCTGTCGCGGTGCAGCCGCCTGGTCGTGACGGGGCGACTGCCTCCAACCGCCAAACTCGCTGCGATCCCTTGGCACGCTGACACTCCGAAGCCTGGCCACGCACACAGCCGCGATGCAAGGATACTCGTCGGAACCGGCCCGACCGGGACGGCGAGCGAGTACACTCCCTGCATGTCCACTCGAACAGTACTCATCTGGCTCGGTGTCGCGATCGTGCTCGGGGTGGCCCTTGTAGTGATCCTTCGAGGTCCGAGCCCGGCCGGCTCTTCAGGAGCGGGCGGAGCCGTCGTGCCGGGTTCGGTGATCCTGGCGTTTGACCAGGCCCTGGTCACGACCATCGACATCGAAGACCCGGATGGGAAGACCCACTCGATCCGACGCGGCGCCGGGCCCGACCAGTGGCTGATCCAAATGCCGACCTCCGGATCGGAGCCGGGGCCGACGTGGAGCGTCTTGCCGCAGCGTGTCCGCGGCGCCCTGCGGAGGCTGTCGGAACTCAGAGCCCGCGCCGCGGCGGAGGGGGAGTCCGGTATCGGGGAGCGATTCACCACCGTCACGATCACGCTCTCCGACGGGTCGCGCCGGCGTCTTCGCCTCGCGGAGCGGGTACTGGCTGGAGCCGGGCTCGCCGAGACGGACGAGATACCGAGCGGAAACGACACGGCGGCCGACGTGCGGTTGGCGCAGATCGACTCGGGGATCCACGAGATGTTCCGCGCCGCCGATCTGGCGTTCTGGCGCGACACCGCGGCGCTGCCCGGGATCGGTCCGGAGGCAAGCCGGATCACGATCAAGAACTCCGACAGAACGATCGCCCTTGCCCGGCTCAAGGAACGCTGGTTCGTGCGGCAGCCGGTCTCCGCGCCGGCCAACGAGCCCCGGGTTGCGTCGATCATCCGGGCGCTCAACGGCGTGGTCATCACCGACTTCCTGGATTCCAGGCAGCCCGATGGTTCGATGACCGGCCTTGATGCTCCGGTGGCCGTGGTGACTACCGAGACCGATGCGGGCCCGACAAGTCCTGCAGGTGGCACGACCACGTTCCAGCTCAGCGTGGGCGGGCCGGCCGACACGACCGGCAAGTCCCTGTTCGCATCACTCACGACAGGAGACGGACCGCCCCGCACCTTCGTCATTGACGCCGCGGGTCTGTCCGCGGCTCTCTCATCCGATCCGATCGCATACATCGCGGCGCCGGCGACCCACCTGAGCCCGGCAGATGTCGGGGGCATCGCGTTCACAGGCGAGCCCGACCCGGCGGCGCCGACCGCGCCTGCCGCTGCGCCGGCTCGCAGAAGCCTCAAGCGGAGTCTCTCGAACTGGGTTGAGGTGCTGCCCAATGGGTCCGAGTCGATGCTCGCGGAGGCACAGGCCAAGGGAGCAGTCGACTTCCTGGCGTTGCTCCACGACCGCCAGCCTGCGTCAGTCGTGATCACGGCGCCGCACGAATACCGGCGCATGGGGGAGATCTCCCTGCTTTCACTCGATGATTCTCCGCTGGACATCGTGGAGATCGGCGTCGCAGGACAGGCGCTCGTCGCACGCTCGGGAGAGGTCTATCGGTCCTATCCCATGGAAGCGGTACCGGCGTTCGTACGCGACTGGCTCGTGCGAAGCGGGGCCGCGATCACACCGGTTCCCGCGGTGGCCGGGGATCCGACGGATCCGATGAAGTAGTAGCGGCTAGCGGCCGGTGTCGGCGCCGATGTCCTTGCGGTAGGTCTTGCCCTCGAATCGGATCAGGTCGCAGGCGCGGTAGGCACGCTGGCGGGCCTGCTCCATCGACTCGCCGACCGCGGTCACGCTCAGCACCCGCCCGCCGGCCGTCACGATCCGGCCCGCCTCATCTCGCCGCGTACCGGAGTGGAACACCGTGACGCCCTCGACCTCGGCGGCGTCAGCGAGGCCCTCAACGGGAACACCCGTGCGAGGCCGATCGGGGTAGCCGTGGCTCGCGAGCACGACACAGCAGGACGCGGCGGGTTGCCAGTCGATCGACACGTTGTCGAGTTTACGGGTCGCCGTTGCCAGGCAGACATCCACCAAATCCGCCCGCATACGGGTCATGAGGACCTGGCACTCGGGGTCGCCGAAGCGGGTGTTGAACTCCAGCACCTTCGGACCGGCGGGCGTGAGCATGATCCCGGCGTACAGGACGCCTCGGAAGTCGATCCCATCACGCTTCAAGGTGTCGATCGTGGGGACGAGGATCTCGCGGTAGACGCGCTCGATGACCTTGTCGTCGGTGACACCGCCCGGACAGAACGCGCCCATGCCTCCGGTATTCGGACCGGTGTCGCCGTCTCCAAGGCGTTTGTGGTCCTGGCATGCCTCAAGAAGGTAGATGGTCCGGCCATCCACCAGCGCGAGAACGGAGGCCTCTCGGCCGCGCAGCCGCTCCTCAATAACGACCTTCGCGCCCGCGTCTCCGAACTCCCGCCGGACCATGATCCGATCGATCGCGGCAACCGCATCGTCGGCGGTGTCGGGCACGATGACGCCCTTTCCCTGGGCAAGCCCCGCGGCCTTGACCACCTGCGGGGACTCACGCGAGCGGATGTATTCTTTCGCCGCGTCGGCATCCGAAAAGACCCGTCCTTCCGCAGTGGGGATCGCCGCCGCGCGGAAGAGTTGCTTCGCCCATGCCTTGTCCGACTCGAGCATGGCCGCCTGTTTTCCGGGGCCGAACACGACCGGGGCCGCATCGCCGCTCCCGGTGCCCGCGGCAAGGGCATCGGCCAGCCCAGCGGCAAGCGGGGCTTCGGGCCCGATGATCACCAGGCCAACCCGCTCTTTCTCGCAGAACCGCTGAAGCCGAAACGGCCGGTCGTATTCGATAGGCACATCGGCGGCTCGCCCAAGCTCGGCAAGGCCGGGGTTCTCGGGATGGGTGAGCCATAACTGGCCCAACCGGCCGGACTGGCGGAGCTTCCACGCAATCGCGTGCTCACGCCCCCCACCGCCGACTAGCAGAACATTGACCCGCTCGGTGCTCTTTGTCATCGGGCGATGGTAGCCGAGGCCCTTGGACGCATATGGGCTGACTTCCGGCCCAATCAGTGGCCGCGCGCGAACAGTTGTTACGGTCCCACGAGCACAGCTGCCACCTCCGGCCTCCGGGCCGAGACCGCAACGTCGCGGGCGGATCGCCCTCGCTTGTCGACGATGGTGGTGCTGGCTCCGGCATTCTTCAACGCGCGTGCAACCTCGACGTGGCCTTCCCGCGCGGCCAGATGCAGGGCCGTCCAGCCATCTGCCCGCTGAGCATTCAGGGGTGCGTTGCGGGCGATCATCGCCACAACAACGTCGAGTTCCCCGTTCTTTGCAGCGAACATGAGGGCAGTCTGCATCTGGCGGTCACGGACCTGCTGGTCCGTGGGGGCGTCGACAAGGAG of the Phycisphaeraceae bacterium genome contains:
- a CDS encoding ArsR family transcriptional regulator → MDRTAADTLVTARLAALGEMIRLRLLRLLEEEELSVGELARVVQLPQSTVSRHLKVLADGEWLFKRSEGTATLYRLVLDDMDANARALWLAVRAQMSPDHSPELAEDTRRLESVLAERRTDSQSFFGRVVGEWDDLRNDLFGDRATFQAMLSLLPRDWTVADLGCGTGNAAELLAANVARVIAVDQSAPMIKAAKKRLAGCDNVDFRRGDLDALPLSAGEVDAAVCVLVLHHVADPSAACAEIHRTVRPGGVVLIVDMVEHERASYRHTMGHRWLGFSRSAIERLLTQAGFRNPKYQELRSHPEAKGPGLFACTAFAGSDAGRKVPE
- the ahcY gene encoding adenosylhomocysteinase, which codes for MSTTTAAKPASKSSNGTASSARPAFKVRDLSLAELGRKEIRLAEHEMPGLMALRERYKGKKPLAGAKIMGSLHMTVQTAVLIETLVDLGADVRWVSCNIFSTQDSAAAAVAVGPNGTVENPKGVPVFAWKGETLEEYWWCTDQALAWPDGTGPNLLLDDGGDATLLVHKGFEFEKAGSVPAFNAESDPEEWGVILDLLREQQKANPGRFTKVLKGIKGVSEETTTGVLRLYEMQRAGTLAFPAINVNDSATKSKFDNLYGCRHSLVDGLNRATDVMLSGKVALVLGYGDVGKGCCQALRGQGCRVIVTEIDPINALQAAMEGYQVATLDDVVETADIFITATGNKDVINLSHMKRMKDKAIVANIGHFDNEIDMASLLRACDKGEAKRINIKAQYDEFVFQPGTSGEKSILVLAEGRLMNLGCATGHPSFVMSSSFTNQTIAQLDLWLNANNKPTLSGFKYETGKVYTLPKKLDEEVARLHLAKLGVRLTRLTDAQAKYLGISPDGPYKSDHYRY
- the metF gene encoding methylenetetrahydrofolate reductase [NAD(P)H]; translated protein: MHIQDILKLDPTTFSFEFFPPKSAEAAEALFQSAKELEALKPSFVSVTYGAGGSTRELTRDLVVRLKSSTRLDPVPHLTCVCHSQDEVKSILDRYAEAGITNILALGGDVPKSLNGHDRSSDSFRYAADLVRYIRQYNDGGGHFDRRGFGIGVAGYPEGHPGTPNRLREMELLKAKVDAGADYIVTQLFFENRDFFDFRDRCELMGIKVPILAGIMPVTSLPGMLRMADLALGCRFPAPLMRAINRTSGDADAIRRVGVHWATEQCRDLLDNDTRGIHFYTLNRSTATRDIYLNLGVQDSRSLSRPGKDQVIWTTTPPGA
- a CDS encoding gamma-glutamyl-gamma-aminobutyrate hydrolase family protein; translated protein: MPRDRSEFGGWRQSPRHDQAAAPRQAPVGQPAPQRRRPVVGITADLSEPVEGKPRATCSLAYARAVKEAGGVPIILPPDPAMAETHVGLLDAVVLTGGDDPRTEPFGMPTHPKATPIHPVRQAYETALLAALGAHPERPVLGVCLGMQMMALTHGGRLHQHLPDVLETAESHSGNRLHPITVLVPGALPPADSAADGGGVTSHHHQAVCDAGRLRVIARSADGVIEAIDDPARRFFIGVQWHPERTEDHRFGIALFRRLVAAVGD
- the purD gene encoding phosphoribosylamine--glycine ligase, translated to MTKSTERVNVLLVGGGGREHAIAWKLRQSGRLGQLWLTHPENPGLAELGRAADVPIEYDRPFRLQRFCEKERVGLVIIGPEAPLAAGLADALAAGTGSGDAAPVVFGPGKQAAMLESDKAWAKQLFRAAAIPTAEGRVFSDADAAKEYIRSRESPQVVKAAGLAQGKGVIVPDTADDAVAAIDRIMVRREFGDAGAKVVIEERLRGREASVLALVDGRTIYLLEACQDHKRLGDGDTGPNTGGMGAFCPGGVTDDKVIERVYREILVPTIDTLKRDGIDFRGVLYAGIMLTPAGPKVLEFNTRFGDPECQVLMTRMRADLVDVCLATATRKLDNVSIDWQPAASCCVVLASHGYPDRPRTGVPVEGLADAAEVEGVTVFHSGTRRDEAGRIVTAGGRVLSVTAVGESMEQARQRAYRACDLIRFEGKTYRKDIGADTGR